The stretch of DNA GCGACAAGATCTATCTTATCAAACCGTGATGATCTTGTCAACAACTTTTTTGATGTTTTTTCTTCAACCGCTTTTGTTGAAGTTTGTCCCTGTCGATAAGGACAAGTAACAATGTATCATGCTTCATCAATGTCGTCAAGGTTTTTTTCTTTAAATGAAAACAGAAAGTATATCCCTGTTAAAGGATGGATCAAACGGCTCTCAAATAAAAAAACCGCCCGATGCAAAGCATTAGGCAGTATAGGAAGGAATCCATTGAAAGCCGGCGACAGCGGCGATTGTCATAATGATAGTCCAGACGGTTAAACTGATTAACATCCACGCTCCCACCATATTTTTGCCTCCGCGTAAAGCCATGGCTAGTGCAGCAGAAAAGTGGGAGCCAATAATCATCGGGCCCAGTAGAGCCAATCCGGGAACACCGTATTTTTGAAACAGTCGCTGTGCACGTTCACGCTTTTTGCGACGGCGGTCCGACTCTTCTTCCCCCGCTGATTGATTTTGTGCCACCTGAAAAAAGCGTCGAAACCACGGACGCTGACCCAACCAATCAAAAAACACCACAATCCCCAAAACAGGCAACGCATTTCCCAATAAAGCGATCAAGGCCACTACAACGGGATTTAATCCTAAAGCAACCCCTGCTGGTACGACTACAATCAACTCAAGCCAAGGGATTGCAGCCGTTAAAAACAGCCCCAAATACATCCAAATAAGCTCCCACATCTTCAACCCTTCTCCCATTCATATATTGTACATATGTATATTAACAATATAATCAATTATTTTGCAAGCTCAATTTTATGCTGAGCAGCAAATCAACATGAATCCCGCCCACCAACATCAATCAAGGAATAATCGTGATGATGACTTTGCAACAAAACTTTCATAGATAGTATCTTTTCAACAAAGTTTTTGTGATAAAATCAGATGTGTCGGATCGAGATGCAAGGAGGTTTCTATCCATGCTGTCCAACACAAAACCAAATCCCTATATCGAAAAAATGGATCACATTTCTACAGAGATGATTCGCTTGTTGAATAAGCGCAATGAAGAAGAGTTGCCTTTTAAGCCGACTTCCGCCAAATTTATCTTGCTTCATACCTTGTTCAAAAAAGGGAGATGCATGGTCAATGATTTATCGACAAAAACCAATTTAACCTCAGGAGCAACCACTTTGGCCTTAAATCGGTTAGAAAAGGACGGCATTGTTCAGCGTACTCGGGATTCCCATGATAGGAGAGTCGTTTGGGTGGAGCTGTCTGAGCATGGGTCAGCGTTGGTACAACAGCTTCTTTTACGGCGTCAGCAAGCGTGGGAAAAAATGCTCCAAGCGTTATCAGAACAGGAACAGGAAATTTTTATTCAATTAATGGAAAAGATTCATGATGAAATGAAACGATCAAACGATTCCGCATCGTTTTTAGACTGATAGATGTGAATATAGGCTTACGAAAGGAGCGTTATATATGCAAAAGCGATATCTTCTGATCGTCATCTCCATCGCAGCTGTGATGACATTGGCTGCTGGATGCTCTCCAAACACCAACGCAATGCAACCGATCGATCCGGAAACGGGAAACTTTTGGGAGGTCTTTTTGGTCTATCCCCTGATCCTAACTTTGGATTGGTTTAAAGGCTTACTCGGTAATTACGGTTTATCCATTCTCATCGTCACACTGTTGATCCGGCTCCTGCTGCTTCCGTTGACACTAAAACAAACCAAAAGCTCTCAAGCGATGCAGTTGCTGCAACCGGAGATGAAGAAGTTGCAGGAAAAATATAAAGACAACCAACAGAAACTGCAGGAAGAAACGATGAAGATGTTCCAGAAACATAATGTGAATCCAATGGCGGGCTGTTTTCCAGCTTTGATCCAGATGCCGATTTTGATTGCGTTTTACCAAGCGATTATGCGGGATCCCCTTATCGCCAAATCCATTTTCCTTTGGATGCAGTTAGGCCAACCTGACCCATACTTCATCCTTCCAGTGATCGCAGCAGGCACCACTTATCTACAATCAAAGCTAATGATGGCCAAAAGCGGAACACAAGCGAACAACCCGCTCCTCATCATTATGCCGATCATGATCTTAGTGCTGGGTATCAGTTTCCCTTCCGCCCTTGCTCTCTATTGGGTATATGGAAACCTGTTTTCCATTGTGCAGTTTTTCCTGATTCAGCGGCGATCCACTCCCGTGGCGCCTGCCACCTAATCACCTGCTACACCCTTTGCTCCCTTCCCATAAATAAACTGAAAAACCCTTTCTTCTCTTTGCAACAAGGGCAAAGGTGGAGAGGGTTTTTTATTTGCGTCATAATAACCACTCGCTGATGAATATTTCTCTGGTATGGAAGGAGTGATGCGGATTGTTCCGGGTAAAAGCGGATGTCACGATTGATCAAAAAAAAATCAAAGCCATCATCACCCGCGATTATGATTTAGAAGTAATTGCACTGGAACGGGTGAGAGCCGTATATAAGGTTTATACGGATAAAGGGACATACGGTTTTAAAAATGCGGAAGAGCTGCCAGACCTGCCGTTTATCGCCGATTGTTTACAGCAGATTAAGAAGAACGGTTTTAATCGTATTCCCCATCTCCTTTTTTCCAAGCAAGGGGAATTGTTGGTGCATGAAGATGGCGAGTCCTATTTTATGGAACACTGGCTAAAACTGCGAGAACTCCCCTCTCACAGCTTGCCGCATTTTACGGAAATCGGCTCTGCATTGGCTCATTTTCATGAGGCTTCCTGTGGGATCTCCAAACCGGATAGCAACAATCCCCGCTCCCAATGGGGAACACATCATTCATTTCTAATAAAGTCAAAGAAGTTGTTGGACCGATGGCAACAAGACGATCGGTATAAAGACGACACGGAAACGTGGCTGCTTCGTTTTTTGCGCTATCGTTGTGAGATGGCTCTTCATTTTATACAAACCGCACCCCAAGACGCCCAATATGGAGTATGGTGTCACAACGCACTCCAACATCGTAATCTGATGTTGGATGACAGCAATGAGGTGTGGCTAATCGATTTTGAAACGTTGGCATATCGGGAGCGAGTATGGGATCTGGCTCATTTTCTCGAATATCACGCACGCCCATTGGACTGGCACCCACACGCTTGCCAACTTTTTCTCAACACTTATCAAGTTTCCGTGAAAACACCGATTCAACAACAGGAATGGAACCTGTTCTTCTCTTATCTTGCTTTCCCCAAAAGGTTGTATAGACGAATGAAACGTTATTTTGGAGTCAATAATCCCGGATCGTCCCAGCTTAATCGCTTCGTTAAAACCGTTAAGCGTGAGATGACCAAAGAACCTTGTTTTCAAACTCTTTATACTCATCTGGTCCAATCAGAGTGACTTAGTTTTAAGTTTGCCCCCTTCTCTCTCCATAGATCAAAATGCTTAAACGATAATTGCGCGATACAGATTATTTACACGGCTTAACAATTCATCAATAATGGCAATGGATCAGTAAAGGGGAGAGAAAGGAAAGAAAAATGGATTACCAACTTTTTGAGTGGATCAATGGATGGGCTGGAAAGTTTGGATGGTTGGACTTTTTGATGATTGTCATGACGGAATACGGCCCTTATTTTTTTGCCTTAGTGCTATTCGCTTTATTCTTTTTTAAAAAACACCGCCGGGGCGGAATCACGACAGGAAGCACACTGGCTCTCGCGTTGGGATTTAGTTTTTTAATCGGACAGCTGTGGGAAAGAGCGCGCCCCTTTGTCACTTATGATGATGTCAATGTTCTCCTCTATCACGCGGCAGATGCTTCTTTTCCCAGTGATCATACGACTGGGGCATTTGCCATTGCCTTTGGGCTCTGGCATCATCATCGCGGACTCGGAAGCATAATGTTCATGCTGGCGTGTTTGATCGGGATCTCCCGTCCTTTTGTGGGTCATCATTACCCCGGTGACGTATTGGCAGGGATTGCAGTGGCCTGGATCGCCGCTCAAATCGTAAAATTTGTGATGGGGAAAATGGAAGCCCGCTCCGCCAAAACCAGCGAAATCCCGTCAAAATTATAGAGGGGAGAGTCCTCTCTAGCAAATCCACGTTGCGAGAGTTGACAACCTGAAACCGTCCAATCCGCCTGGAACCGGGCTGGATAAAAAACCAAATTCCTTTTATTTCTCCCTTTCGCCCAACCATTCATAGCCAAGTACTCATAAACTATGGATGATCACAGGGAAAGGGGGATACACATGTCTGGTGGCTACGGTTTTGGTTTAAGACGACTGTTGCTGTTCTTGCTGGTCATCGCCACCATTTTCGCCCTAGTTGACGGTGGATTCTATGGTGGCTACGGTTATGGTTATGGCGGCTTTTGCTAATTCTTTAAAAAGCCCGTTTTGCGGGCTTTTTTCTGTTCAATCGCTCTTCTCTTTTTTCATCCAATCCAACCATTCCCGTTCCAACTGTTCCAAACGATAGCCGGTCACTTTTTTTAAGGCCTCACGCGTTCGTTTATTCAATATCTTTAATTTATCCGCTCCATCTCGATCAATAGTGGGGTAAAGTTCCAACGAAATCCATAACCGCTGCATCGTTGTCTGTCCGAATCGCTCCCGCATAAAACGAAACAATTGCTCGCACTGCCGATAATAATCGGCCGCATCATCAGACGGAAGGGATTCCAAATCGATCCCTTCCAATTGACGCAGAGTCCAGCGGGGACGGTTTGACTCCCGTTCCCGCTTTTGCCTCAGCCCAGGCACAAGATGGGATTGATAATATTCCGCTGCCCCTTCCTGTAACCAATAAGCGGCATTATCCCCGCTCTGCTCACTCACCATGCGATGGGTCAGCTCATGGATCACCGTAGATGAAAGCAGGCGACGGTCGGGGTAGCTATCCGCTCCTACCAATTTGATCGACTGCCCCGACTCAAACCATCCTCCCGCCCATCGGGGTAAAGAGAGTTTCACCGAATGCCGGAACACTTCCGGTTCGCGGTAAATCTTGATCTCCACACGCCCTTCCGGTTTCCAACCCAGTTGCCTTCGGAATTCCGCCAACGCTTTGATCGCCGCTTCCTGTATAATCACCGCCTGTTCCCGTTGCGATTCATCCGTAAAGCGGACAAGCACGTCGTCATGGGTAAGATGATAAAAGGGATAATCGGAGTCCTTTAAGCCGGTCTCCGTCTCTTGCAATAACAGGGGAAAACGTACACGATGCCTGCTCCCATCCTTACAATAGCTCTGCTCCACCCACGCGCGCAGTTGGTGCTCTCCTGCGGGAATGGCCGAAATCAACCGCAATCGGTATGACCCCGGCTCAATCCAACGGACCGCATCCTCAAACCAGCGGGATTGTTCTTTTATATATATTGGATCGGCGGGGTTGAGCACGGCCAAAAAAGCAGCCCGATCCTTTCGGTTGACTGCTTCTTGTTTTTGTTGAATCAAGCGGGAGGCGGCCGTAACCGCCGACACCCCTTGGTCCGCTGCCGTTGCCGCAGGTATCATTACTGCTGTTACCAGCAATAGGAATACCATTCCCGTTCCGATCCACCTTTTCATCCCGACCACCCTATCGCTTCGTTTCTGTCTAGTCTGAAGCGAAGCGGGCGTACTTTATGCATGAAATAAAACTTCAATCGACGGAGCGTTCCTCACCCACTCCATCACGGCGATTTTGAAGTATAGATTTCACAGCGGGGAAAGGTCAATGAAAATCCGTACCAACGTGAGTATAGTTGCATCGGCCAATTTAAGCTAGATTCATGGTTTCCCTCATCGGTATACTCCGCGTAAGGAAAAGAGCGGGCAAGATCCATGTTTACTCGGATCGGGCGACCGTTCCACTCGTCCTCCACCACATCGTTTTCTTGTAACAGCTGCAGCGGATAAAAACGTGCCTTCCGCGAACTGATCAGGCCCAATCCCGGTACCTCCTGGGAAAGCCGGTCATCCGATTTACCAAGCGTATACCGGAACATGGGCGGAATATAGGTGTGTTTTCCCATCAATCGTTTAATCGGGGACATTAACCACTTCAAGATGTCGGGTCGGGACAACGCGATTTGCAAATCCGGCCATTGCTTTAATGCATAACTGGCTTTTATGCGCTCCAAAGGATATACCTGCATGCTCTCCCCAGCCAATTCTCCATAAAGGCATTCGCCGGTAATATAGCTCCAGTAGGAACCGGTTTCGTCATCACCCAGTAAAGAAATACCGTTATAAACTCCCCTGGCACCAAAATGAAGGTGGGTACCGTTTACGTTCGGAATTAAACTGGATCCACTCTGACAAATTCCACAATACCCGATGACATACGGTTGACCGCCCAACTCTCCCTCAGCTACATGATGATATTCCAGTTGCTTAGTCAAAAATGCCAGACGGTAACCGGCTCTCTCAACGATCGACAGATCATCATCCGCTTGAATTCGCCCGTTCCGGACCAGTGATTCCAACACCTCTCCCTGGTCTTGCACTCGAAACCGGGGAAACATATCTCTCTTGGTCAAAAATGCTCGCTTCCGATCAAATTCCTCTGTTTGCATAATTCACCTCTAGATGATAAAAATGAAATTTCAATCAATAGTGAGTATTAAACTAATCAGGATTATTTAGGTAGCCAACTCCACCTCAAGTGTTGCTACATACTTTAATGCGTGAAGAAAATTTAAAGGCAATTTAGAAGTTGTTTTAAAAATATTATACTAAATACTTGACCTTTCGTCATGTTCGAAAAGAAAGAAGATGTTAGGGCCAGTATCCCCTGTGCCCATAATAAAGACCAGACTTACTCAGGTTTCCCTTTTCAGTCTGGCCAATCGTGTAACCTATCGCATTTTTTGTGAGTGCTGACAACCTCTTTATAAGGAAAGGTCAAATACTTCCCAAGAATACAAAGCGAGCAATGAAGATAATAGCCAACACATACAAAATCGGATGAACGTTTTTTGCTTTGCCGGCAAATATTTTGGCCAATGGATACAGAATGAAACCGATCGCGATTCCCGTTGCAATGCTAAAGGCCAGCGGCATCATCAAAAAGGTGAGAAACGATGGTACAGCCTCTGATAGGTCGCCCCACTCAATCTGTTTAAAGCTGGAGGCCATCAAAACACCGACAATGATGAGTGCAGGTGAGGTAATAGCTGCCACTGACGCAAATGTTTCCACCAAGGGGAAGAAAAAGATGGACAACAGGAAACATCCGGCAACGGTCACCGCCGTCATTCCCGTTCTTCCTCCCGAGGCTACTCCCGCGGTGGATTCAACATATGATGTAACGGTGGATGTGCCCAAAGCAGCACCAGACATGGTTGCAATCGAATCTGCCGTCAGGGCGCGACCAGCGCGGGGCAATTTGTTCTCCTTCATGAGACCCGCTTGGTTGGCGACACCGACCAAGGTTCCCGCCGTATCAAACATATCGACAAAAATAAAGGCAAAGATAATGGCAAAAAAGCCGAGTTCCAGTGCCCCCATAATATCCATCTGCATCAACGTGGGTGTGACACTGGGCGGGGCGGAAAAGATTTGAGATGGAACGCCGACGACTCCAAAGGCCATTCCGACGAGAGCCGTACCGATCATGCCGAAAAAGACGGCTCCTTTTACACCACGGATCATCAACAACACGGTTAAAACCAGGCCGAACAACGTCAGTAGCGGTCCTGGTTGCATCAGGTTTTCGTTGAGGGCGACCGTAGTCGCTTCACTCGGTACGATCAATTCTGCGTTCTTCAGTCCGATAAAGGCGATAAACAAACCAATCCCCGCTGTGACCGCATGCTTTAATCCAGTGGGGATAGCATTGATAATCATTTCCCGCAGCTTAGTCACTGTCAGGATGAGAAAGACTACACCCGAGACAAAGACCGCGCCTAAAGCGGTCTGCCACGGCACTCCCATCCCTAACACAACCGTATAAGTAAAATAAGCATTCAATCCCATTCCCGGTGCCAGGGCAATCGGATAATTGGCCAGCACTCCCATCAGGAGGGTGCCGATGGCAGCAGCCACTGCAGTGGCCACAAAGACGGCACCAAAGTCCATCCCCGCTTCGTTCCCCAAAAGGAAGGGGTTAACCAGCAAAATATAAGCCATGGTTAAAAACGTAGTCGCACCGGCCAATATTTCCGTCCGTAAATTGGTCCCGTGTTCATTGAAACGAAAGTATCGGGCCAATATCGATGATCGTTCCATCTGCTTCTTCCTTTCCATTACTCCCACTCAATTGTGGCAGGTGGCTTGGAAGTGATATCGTATACGACCCGATTCACTCCATCCACTTCATTGATGATACGGTTTGATATTTTCTCCAAAACATCAAACGGAATACGGGCCCAATCAGCGGTCATACCGTCGATGGACGTAACCGCCCGGATTCCGACCGTATAGGCATAGGTACGGGCATCTCCCATTACACCCACACTTTTGAAATCGGGTAGAGCGGTAAAGTATTGCCAAATCTCACGATCCAGCCCCGCCAGCGCGATCTCTTCCCGCAGGATGGCGTCAGACTCCCGCACCATCGCCAACTTTTCTTCCGTCACTTCACCGATGACGCGAATGCCGAGCCCCGGTCCGGGAAAAGGCTGGCGCCAAACGATTTCCTGCGGCAATCCCAACTCTTCCCCCACTTTGCGCACCTCATCTTTAAACAAGGTGTTGACCGGTTCCACCAGATCCATCTGCATATCTTCCGGCAGGCCGCCTACATTGTGGTGGGATTTAATCGTCTGTGCCGTTTCCGTTCCCGATTCGATAATATCGGTATAGAGTGTCCCTTGGCCCAGGAATTGATGATGGCCCAGTTTTTCCGCCTCTTCTTCAAACACACGGATAAATTCGTTGCCGATGATCTTTCGCTTCTGTTCTGGATCGATGACACCCTTCAATTTCGAGAGAAAGCGTTGTTGGGCATCCACTTTCACCACATTCATGTGAAAATGGTCGGAGAAGGTACGCATCACACTGTCCGCTTCCCCTTTGCGCAATAAGCCGTGATCGACAAACACACAGGTAAGCTGGTCCCCGATCGCCCGGTGGATCAATGCCGCTACCACCGAGGAGTCGACTCCGCCGGAGAGTGCACACAGCACGCGTTGATCACCGATGCTTCGCTTTAATTCGACCACGGTGTCATCGATAAAGCTCTCCATGCTCCAATTGCCTCCACAGCCGCAAACATTGTAGAGAAAACGGCGGATCATCCCATTTCCTTCGGCTGTATGTCGCACTTCCGGGTGGAATTGAACCGCATACACTTTTTTCTCCGGGTTGCTCATAGCGGCAACCGGTGCAGAAGTGGTTTTTCCATCCACTTGGAAGCCCGCAGGTGGAGCAACGACTACATCGCTATGGCTCATCCAGACCGACTGTGTTCGTGTGAGTCCGGCAAACAGCGGCGAATCCGAAGTGAACTCCACCTCCGCTTTCCCGTACTCCCGTTTGCCTGCCCGTTCCACTTCCGCTCCATAATGAGCGGAGATCAGCTGCATCCCGTAACAGATACCCAGAATGGGAATCCCTAAGTCAAAGATGGCGGGATCGCATTTTGGAGAATCCTCACCGTAGACGCTAGCCGGACCGCCGGAGAATACGATTCCTGTGGGCGCCATCTCTTTTAGCTTGTCCGCCGATACATGATGGGGAACCAATTCGCTAAACACCCCTAAGTCGCGAATACGACGGGCAATCAGCTGATTGTATTGCCCCCCGAAATCCAATACGACCACACGCTCATCCATTGATTGTTCCATCCATTTTCCCCACTTTCATTCAGAAATATGAAAAAGACCGGCACCCTTGCACCGCCCTACCGGCAATACAAGGCTCCGGCCTCCCGTTCTTCGTCCTCAATCGCAAAAGAAGGGACCGGCGACTTCTATGCTCGTAGTCCGGCCATTTACGGTGGCTGGGTAGAAACGTTCAGGCCATATTCCTGAATATATACGAGACAGATCTACCGCTTATCGGTTAGTCCATTTGTCTCAACGCGATAATCATACCAGCCGCATCCTCGCCTGGTCAAGCGGCACCGGTTCCCTTCCGTTTATTGTCAATCAAATTGACAGTAAACTAGACGCCCTCCTGCCCAAGAATCCCATACCCTACAAATGTGTGGTGGAATCTCAAGGTCGAAATTGGTTCATCACCCGTTTCCACAACGTTCGCGTACGCTCACCCAGTTCCATTTTCCCTTTGCCATAGCGCGTCTCCTCATACGTGTGTGTCAGTTCTCGCAATTCCGCGGACGGCTGGCTCGGCCACTCCCGCTCCAACACATACTCCCGTAACGTTTGATCCGGCCGTCGCGGACCTTGATACCACGACAACCATTGCAACAAGGAACCGTAAGCACGAAGCAAAGAACCAGTGGTTGATGGTTGACGACTAAGCCACCACCACGCCAGCCGATGGCGCCATAACCAGAATAGCAGACCGATCACCGCCAAAGAGAGGCCAATCCCCCATACCCACGGCCGCCACCAAGTTGTGACGGTTTGCTCGCTCGTCACATCCTCCCCCGCTTGTGCCGGGTCCTGATTTAACTCCTGTTGGCGCGGATCGGGTCCACCCGCCGCAGGATCATTCTCCTCTTCTTCCGTTTCCGCTTCATCATCGGTGTCGGCTTGTTCCACCTCTAACGGTGTCGGATTGGAAAATCCCGGGGTCGGTTCAAACGGAATCCATCCAAACCCTTCAAAATAAACCTCTACCCAGGAATGGGCGTTGCTGTTTTTGACTTCAACTTGGTATAGTTCATCCGCTTGGTGGTTCTCCAATTGTTTCTCGTCCGTTACCGGCACTGCATCTCCCGGTGTAAATCCCTTTACCCACCGGGCCGGAATCCCAACACTGCGCAACATTACCACCATCGAGGTAGAAAAATGGTCACAGTATCCCTGCTTGGACTCAAACAAAAACTGATCGACAAAGTCATCTTCTCTCCCTGGAAGCGGCACATCCTCCAACTCATAGGTGTATCCTCCCCCTTGGCGCAAATAACTTTCAATCGCTTTGGCCTGGTCATACGGGTTATCTTCTTCTGCCGTTACGTCTTGCGCTAACTGCCGCACCCGCCCCGGCAGAGAAGCAGGAAGCTGGAGATAGGTGTCTGCGATTTCACGAGAACCGTAGTCACGCGCCTTTCGCAATTGATCCTCGTCAATGCGTGGAATTTCGCTTACCAAGCTGTATTCCCTTAACCGCATACGGCCTTCCGCGACAAACCCGCCGTGATGCGGCTGTTGCTGTATCGTTTCCTCGTACCGCAAAGTGACTGTTTTTAATTCTCCAGACGTAAACAGCACCGGATTGTTTAGCTGGGTAAGACGCACCCGATTCCGATCTGTCGGTATGTCTTGAAACAGCTGGGCATCGATATCCTTTGAATCAGTCTGGGGAATCTCCTCTTGTGGCCTAAATTCCAGCTGTTTCTCCGGCTGTAAGGTGTTTTGCCACCCTTTGCCCGTATAAAGATCACGTGATTCTCCCCGCCAATAATACGGCGTTTCCACCAAAGCCTCTATGGCTGTTTCCTCATTCATCTGTAGAGAGCCGCCCAAATAACTGTCATCCCGGCTGTAACCGATCTGGCGGATACCCACCCCGCCGCCAGCTCGGTCATCACCGCTCGGAATCCAAGCGAGAGGATTGGGCCAACCGGCCGCCGGCTTCGGAGCAGCCCAGCCCACGACGGCTGCTACCAGGATCAGTACCGCGGTCATGGTGGCCCAACCGCGGGCAGCGGGAGGCTCTCCCACCGACTGCTCCCGCAATCGGGCGAGACGAAGCCACGCCAAGGCGATAAAACCGTAGACAAAGACGCGCAAAATGGCACCGCTGGCGTCATACGAAGTAAAGCTGTCCAACGTGGACAACACCACGACCGCCCCGATTATAAACGGAAAAACGCGACCACTCTCAAAAGACCACAGCCGGAATAGCACCGCCAACGCCCACAACGCAAGCAAAAATAAAAAGGTATGAAAGGAAGCGGGCCCCATCCATCCTTCTCTCCCCCACCACATGCTCCATCCCGTTATAAACTGGTTGCTCCACTGTGCTAGCCAAAGGGGGTCAAAAAAGGAATAGTGCAAAGCAAAATGGGCCCGATGTAACAGAATCAC from Desmospora activa DSM 45169 encodes:
- a CDS encoding transglutaminase TgpA family protein, encoding MAWMPQQENEQPSQGQKWGLTLLALLLAWECLLPLAQISSMERVDIFLWAFLLFLIAQRVVHQGWLRFSLCVLLVVILLHRAHFALHYSFFDPLWLAQWSNQFITGWSMWWGREGWMGPASFHTFLFLLALWALAVLFRLWSFESGRVFPFIIGAVVVLSTLDSFTSYDASGAILRVFVYGFIALAWLRLARLREQSVGEPPAARGWATMTAVLILVAAVVGWAAPKPAAGWPNPLAWIPSGDDRAGGGVGIRQIGYSRDDSYLGGSLQMNEETAIEALVETPYYWRGESRDLYTGKGWQNTLQPEKQLEFRPQEEIPQTDSKDIDAQLFQDIPTDRNRVRLTQLNNPVLFTSGELKTVTLRYEETIQQQPHHGGFVAEGRMRLREYSLVSEIPRIDEDQLRKARDYGSREIADTYLQLPASLPGRVRQLAQDVTAEEDNPYDQAKAIESYLRQGGGYTYELEDVPLPGREDDFVDQFLFESKQGYCDHFSTSMVVMLRSVGIPARWVKGFTPGDAVPVTDEKQLENHQADELYQVEVKNSNAHSWVEVYFEGFGWIPFEPTPGFSNPTPLEVEQADTDDEAETEEEENDPAAGGPDPRQQELNQDPAQAGEDVTSEQTVTTWWRPWVWGIGLSLAVIGLLFWLWRHRLAWWWLSRQPSTTGSLLRAYGSLLQWLSWYQGPRRPDQTLREYVLEREWPSQPSAELRELTHTYEETRYGKGKMELGERTRTLWKRVMNQFRP